GTGCGGCACGTCCCCGGTCTTGTGCGCCGGGTTCGCGGGGTTCGCCTGGTTCACAGGAAGCCTCCTTCGATCACGTCCAGCCGGTCCAGCAGGGTGAGGAAGGCGTACGCGTAGGGCGAGTGCTCCGTCTCCTTGGCCACTTTCGGCCAGTCCACCTGTTCGCGCAGCGCCCGGCAGACATGGAGGAAGTCGCTGAAGTCGCACGCGGTCTCGCTGTACGCCAGCAGCCGCATCACCACCAGGTCGTCGGCGGGCAGCACCGGCATGTTCACCGCCGCCACCGACAGCTCGTCGGCCCTGGCCAGCATCCCGTCGTCGACCGCCCGCCCGGACGGCCGGAAGATCAGGTCGATCAGCCGGTCGTCGTCGTACACCTTCTCGAGCCAGTCCTCGGGGCACTCCCGCCGCCGCATCCCCGCCCCGGTCAGCGCGTCGAGCGCCGCCTGCAGATCCCGTTCGCGAACGACGAAGTCGACGTCGTGCGTGGAGATCGCGGCCCCCCGCGCGTACGCGGCGAACCCACCGGCGAGCGCGAACCCCACGCCGGCCTCCTTCATCGCGCCGGCCGCCCGCTTCAGACTGGTGAGCAGGGTCTCCTCACCGGCCGACGATCCCCCATCCGTCATACCCCAGCACTCCCACGCTCGACGTCGCCGTCGGCCGTACCCGTGCGAACCGCCCTCATGCCCCCATTCCCCCCAACCTGCACCGCCTCTTCGGCCGATGGGACGGCGGGCCATCAGTCCACGAGGCCCGCCGACCCGCCGAGCCTCCGGGCACGGGACGGTGAACCCGCGCGTGGCCGGGCCCGGAGTGGTCGGGCCCGGCCGGTGGGGCGGCGGGTCAGCAGTCCACGAGGTCCGGGGACTGGTTGAGCAGTTGGGCGCGGGGCGAGGTGAACCTCGCGTAGCGCTCGGCGTGGTCGGGGCCGTGCGGGGCGAAGGCGGCAACGCGGTGGCAGTTCTGGAAGGCCAGGCGGACTCCGAAGTGCCGTTCCAGGGCGCCCCGCATCGCGTCGCTGGCCAGGGCGCGCAGGAGTTGACCCCGGGCGGTCTCGTCCGGGGGCGGCACCTGGTTGTCGGCGAAGCCGTCGTCCGTCCCGTGGGAGCGGGCGGCCACGTCGCCGATCACCTCCCAGGCGTACGGGAGGGAGTCGCGCACGCAGGCCACGAACTCGTCCTCGGGCACCTCCCCTCGGCGGGCGCTCTCCAGCAGCCGGTCGCCGACCGTCAAGGACATGATCGTCTTCCCTTCTCGAACGAGCGGGGGCGGACGCCCACCGATGTGAGTGTCACATGGAAACGATATTCATTCCAGCGTCGTCGAGAGAAGATTCCCGCCGGCGGGCGCCCCGGGCTACTCAGCCCGAGCGCCGCTCGATTGAGTAGGGGATCCCGTCGACGTACTCAGGCGATCGCGCCGCCGCCGCCGCACAGTGGGCGCATGAACGCTCTCCAGCAGCTCAAGGGATCCACGGCCTTCTTCATCCAGTCCACGATCTCGTTCGCCGTCGCGACCGTCGGCGTCGGACTCGGGATCGCCTACCTGCCCGCGCCGCTCTGGATTCGGGCCTTCCTCGCGCTCGGCATGCTGTACGTCATCACCTCGACGTTCACGCTGGCCAAGGTCATCCGGGACCGCCAGGAGGCCACCGCCATGCTGAACCGCCCGGAACAGCCCGGACTGCAGTCCCCGCTCCCGCCGAACGCCCCCTATGTCGACGCCTCCGGAGGCGCCTGGGGGTGAGCCCCGCAAAGCCCTTTCGGGACCTCCGAAAACCCCCTCCAGAGCCCTCCGCACCCTCCCCGATCGATGATCGAACCAGTCCGCCCCAGGGCGTCCGCACACCGCGCGGGCGCCCTGAACACGTAGTGCGACCGAGGTCACAATCAGGCCACATGGCCGGACATCGTCGCAGGTAGACCCATGATCGGCGTTTTTCCGACACCTGTCGGACCCCCTCGGGCCACCCTCGCAATTTGCCCTCTTCACCCGATCATGGTTAGCGTCATCCCGTCCAGCGGCCGACTCAAATCGCCGAAAGACAACAGAAAAACGGTCAGCGATTTGCGGTGATCCGACCATTCCACCGCATTCACAGCCATCGCCGACCCGCCGCGTCCGTGCAGCCCAGAGGCACGGAGCCGGGAAACCCCCGCCGCATCGACGCGGTCTTGCGGGTGCAATTTCGCCGAACCAACGGACGGCTTCCACCGTCCGGCGCTTTCGGCTGCCCCGGTAGGCGTCACTCCCGAGGTCTGGAGCAATCCTGAATACCCCCCGTATCCTTCGCTGCACGCTGAGCGGAATCGCCTTGTGCGCCGCCGCCGCCCTGGGAACGACCGCCGCCGCAGCCACCCCGGCCGCAGCCGCGAAGCCACCGACGTCACTCTCCGTGGCCCCCCTGAAGCCCGTTGCAGCGCCCACCGCGCCGACCCCCGTCGACGTCGCCCCGGCCCCCCTGCGCACCAAGCTCACCAGGGCCCAAAAGCAGCGCCGACGCGCCTCCACCGCGGTCAAGTACGCCTACAAGCAGATCGGCGACCCGTACCGCTACGGCGCCACCGGCCCCGGCTCCTGGGACTGCTCCGGCCTCGCCGGCGGCTCCTGGCGCAAGGCCGGCGTCAAGCTCCCGCGGACCACGTACGCCATCTACGGCGCCGTGAAGCACAAGGTCAGGTACAGCAAGCTCAAGCCCGGCGACCTCCTCTTCTTCTACGGCGGTCGCAGCCACATGGGCATCTACGTGGGCAAGGGCTACATGATCCACGCCCCCAGCTCCGGGAAGCGCGTCCAGAAGGTCAAGCTGAGCTCCTACTACAAGGGCCAGTTCAACGGGGCCGTCCGCCCCGGCCTCTGACCGCACCACGGCGGCGCCGGGCCCGGGACACCCCGCCCCCGACCCGGCGCCGCCCTCCGCCCACCCCCCGGATACCACGGTGCGAACCCCCAGGCGATCTCGGTACCCTTGGCCTGCGGGTCGCTAGCTCAATTGGCAGAGCTCCGGACTTTTAATCCGTAGGTTCTGGGTTCGAGTCCCAGGCGACCCACCCTCACCGACCAGGGCGGACACCGGTTCCGGTGCCCGCCCCGATCTGTCTGCGGTTGCAGTCCGGGTTGCAGTCGACCTAGTTGATCATGCCCAGAGCGCATCCCCCATGCGCCCCACGGCAGCGGTGGTGAGCCCGTCGGTGGGCTGGGTGTAGCGACGGGTCGTGCTGAGCTGAGCGTGTCCCAGGATGCGCTGGATCACGTGGATGTCCACTCCCTGCTCCCCCAGCAGCGTCCCGGCGGTATGCCGGGCGTCGTGAAGCCGGTGAGCGTCGGCATCGATCCCGGCGGCCCGCAGCAGGTTTTTCCACGTTCCCCAGTCGGCCCGGCGGTCGTAGGGTCGTCCATCCGGGCGACACCAGACCAGGTCCCATTCCTCCCAGCCGTCGCTTGCTGATTTCCGCTCGGCGTCCTGCATCTCCTTCTGCTTCTTGAGGAGCGGCACGAGCTGGCGCGGGATGGGCACCTCTCGCTTGCGCTTGCCCTTGGGGCGGGCGAATTTCCATCCCCCGACGCGTAGCGGGCACGAGGGAGCATGCTCCTGGCAGTCAGGAGCGCAGAGCTTCGGGCAGTTGCCGTTGTGCTTCTTGCACCTCGATGGGCACTGTGCGAGGCAGATATGACGCCGTCCGGCGGTCCGCTTCGCCTTTGGGCAGTCCTTCGGGCACGGGTAACGGTGCAGCCGTTCACCGCACGCATGCGGGTCGTCGCAGCCGTGCCGGTACGTCGACCGCTTGAGTTGCCAGTGGACCTTGATGACTCCCCGGTCCAGATCGACGTACTTCCACCGGAGCCCCAGCGCCTCACCCTGGCGAAGCCCCAGCGACACGGCGACCGACCATCGCGTGCCGTTGCGCTGCTGCTCGACCAGCGCCAGGAGCCGGCGGGCCTGCTCGACCGTCAGCGGCTGGACTTCGGCGTCCTCGGCTTGCGGCGCGTCCACGAGGGTGCAGACATTGCGCGTGATGACCTCGCGCTGTGTGGCGACCTTGAGTGCCCGCGACAGGATGCGGTGAATCTGGAGCACGGTGTTGGGCGCGAGGCCCTCCTTCTCCAGATCGGTGTAGAAGGCGTCCAGGTGTTCCGGGCGCAACTGGTCGAGGCGGTGCTTGCCCAGCCGGGGGATGATCCACCGTGTGACCTTCGGGCGGTAGGTGCTGTCCATGGTGGACTGGTCGACCTTGCGGGCCGCGATCGTGTCCAGCCACGTCGTCATCCACTCGGCGACGGTCGGTACCCGCCCCGGCTTGCTGGTCTTTCCGGCGTCCCGCTTGGCCTCCAGATCCCGGACTTTGCGGGTGACCTCGGGCTCCGTTTTGGCCTTACGGTGCCGCCGGTCGGGTGAACCATCGGGCTTGACGCCCATGGTCACCCAACCGTGCCAGAGCCCGTCCGACTTGCTGAAGTAGATGGAAGATCGGCCGTTGGGCTTGCGCTTTCCCTGTGCCATGTTCAGGCGGCCTCTTCCGCTTCCTGCTCCAGCAGCGCGACGTATTCGGCGATGGCCGACGCGGGGATGAGCCGCGTACGTCCCTGCTTGACCGAGCGCAGACGGCCGTCGTTGACCAGTTGGTAGACGACGGTCCGGCTCAGGGACAGGATCTCCACGACATCGGGAATGCGGTACAGAGCCTTGTCCGGGCTCTCCCCAGACGCGGTCACGGTCTGCATGACGTGTGCAACTCCTTGAGGGTGAGGGGTCTTCGCCCTGGCGGATCGCTTGGCGGCTGTGCACCAGGGCGGACGGCGGTTCGTCGTGAGGGGGTAGCCGTACCAGCCGTACCAGCCTCGTTTTGGCTGTTCAGGACTGGTACGGCTTGGCGGGTGGTACGGCTTGAGCCGTACCAGGGACGGTGGCCGGTACGGCTTGAGCCGTACCGCGGTGTCAAGCCGTACCGGGGCTGACCTGCGGTGGGACGTCTGGTACGGCTGGTACGGCTACGCCGGGCAGGGTGAGCACGGTGGCGTCTGTGGTGGGCGGTGCGGGGTTGTCGTCGGGTGGGCAGTAGCGCGCCCATGCGTCGGTGAACGCTTCGCGCTGGTAGCCCTTGGCCTGCCCGATCGGCTGCGGGAATCGGATGGTGGTCGATCGGATGTCGTATTCGCGAAGCAAGGTGCCGAGTTTCATTGCGGTAAGTCCGTTGGGGCCGTAGTCGTGCCATGGGGCTTCGGGATCGGCCTTGAGGCGCTCCAGCAAGGCGGCAGTGGGCAGGGCGGTGTCTGCGCCGAACGCGGCCCGGCAGTCGGTCAGCAGCCGAAGCCGGGTGGAGGTCTCGCGGTTGTCGTCGGCGTCGGCGGTAAGGGCGAGTGCGGCAGCGCGGGCACGTTCGGGCCAGTGCCCTCCGGCATGGTCGGCGATGACGACGAGGGGTTCCCAGGTGTCGGCGGCGCGGTCCTCGACGGGCATGGCAGGCTCTGCAACCTCCAGAATTTCCAGGTCGGCGCGCAGCCACTGGTGGAGGTCGGCCGCGAGCTGGCGGAGGGCGGGGCGGTCGCGCTTGTGCCGGAAGGGCGCGACAGTTTCGCCGGGAGCGCGTCGGCGCATGCGGGCGATGACGGCGCGGTCTTCGATGGTGTCGGGCATGGCGCCGATGCCTGCGAGTGCGGCCATGGCGAAGGTGGGGATGGATTCGACGCGGCCGGTGTTGGCGTCGTAGCGCTTGGCGGGCCGGTTGCGCTGGTGTCCGGCGTTGAGCAGCCCTCGCAGATCCTCGTTGCCGTCTGCTTTGGGGCCGAAGATGGTGTCGGCTTCGTCCACGAGCATGGTGGGCGGGTCTTCGGAAATGGAGCGGTAGACCGCTGCGGTGCTGCTGTTGACGGTGATGAACGGGTCGTGGCAAGTCGCCTCGACGACGTCCAGCAGCCGGGATTTTCCGCATCGCTTCTCCGGTGCCCGGATCACCAGCCGCGGCGCGTGCGCCCAAGCGGGCTGAGCGTGGGTCGCGGCCACCCACAGAACCACAGCGTGGGCGGTGTGCTCGTTGGGCAGGATCACGTACCGCGTCAGGGCTGCCAGGAGCGCGTCCAGGAGGGCGGCGCCATCGTGGTCGGCGGGCTGGGCGTTCATGCGGCGGTCCTCTTGGTGATGGTGCGCGGGTTGCGGGTCCCGGCGGCCAGACCGGCGGTGATGGTCGCGGTGGCTTCGGCGGGGGTGAACGACCCGGATGCGAAGTGGACGCTGACGGCGTCAGTGAGGGCGACGCGGGCGAGGTCCTCGGGCAGGACATCGGCGGCCACCAGGCGACCGAGGTTGTAGGCGGCCTTGTTCAGGGCAAAGTTGCGTCCGCCGGGCTGAGCGTCGCGGACGCGCGCCGCTTCTTCCTTGAGTGCCGTCTGAACGTAGGCGTCCAGGTCTCCGACGCCGACAGAGGCACTCAAGGAGGGCGGCGCGGCTGGGCTGGTCAGCAGCTCGGTCAGCCAGTCCGGCAACGGCGCTGCCGGGGCGTTGTGAGTCACCGTGTAGGGACCGGTGCCGTCCGGCAGGTCCACGAAGCTCCCGGGACCAACGACGTAGCCACCGTGAGCACGGGTGTCGATGCACCACCCCAGCCCCTTGCCCTTGCTCCCAGCGGTGTTGCGGAGCTGAACGCGGTCGGGTGCGGTGA
The DNA window shown above is from Thermomonospora umbrina and carries:
- a CDS encoding nucleotidyltransferase family protein yields the protein MTDGGSSAGEETLLTSLKRAAGAMKEAGVGFALAGGFAAYARGAAISTHDVDFVVRERDLQAALDALTGAGMRRRECPEDWLEKVYDDDRLIDLIFRPSGRAVDDGMLARADELSVAAVNMPVLPADDLVVMRLLAYSETACDFSDFLHVCRALREQVDWPKVAKETEHSPYAYAFLTLLDRLDVIEGGFL
- a CDS encoding SCO5389 family protein; protein product: MSLTVGDRLLESARRGEVPEDEFVACVRDSLPYAWEVIGDVAARSHGTDDGFADNQVPPPDETARGQLLRALASDAMRGALERHFGVRLAFQNCHRVAAFAPHGPDHAERYARFTSPRAQLLNQSPDLVDC
- a CDS encoding YiaA/YiaB family inner membrane protein, which produces MNALQQLKGSTAFFIQSTISFAVATVGVGLGIAYLPAPLWIRAFLALGMLYVITSTFTLAKVIRDRQEATAMLNRPEQPGLQSPLPPNAPYVDASGGAWG
- a CDS encoding C40 family peptidase, whose product is MAPLKPVAAPTAPTPVDVAPAPLRTKLTRAQKQRRRASTAVKYAYKQIGDPYRYGATGPGSWDCSGLAGGSWRKAGVKLPRTTYAIYGAVKHKVRYSKLKPGDLLFFYGGRSHMGIYVGKGYMIHAPSSGKRVQKVKLSSYYKGQFNGAVRPGL
- a CDS encoding tyrosine-type recombinase/integrase, translated to MAQGKRKPNGRSSIYFSKSDGLWHGWVTMGVKPDGSPDRRHRKAKTEPEVTRKVRDLEAKRDAGKTSKPGRVPTVAEWMTTWLDTIAARKVDQSTMDSTYRPKVTRWIIPRLGKHRLDQLRPEHLDAFYTDLEKEGLAPNTVLQIHRILSRALKVATQREVITRNVCTLVDAPQAEDAEVQPLTVEQARRLLALVEQQRNGTRWSVAVSLGLRQGEALGLRWKYVDLDRGVIKVHWQLKRSTYRHGCDDPHACGERLHRYPCPKDCPKAKRTAGRRHICLAQCPSRCKKHNGNCPKLCAPDCQEHAPSCPLRVGGWKFARPKGKRKREVPIPRQLVPLLKKQKEMQDAERKSASDGWEEWDLVWCRPDGRPYDRRADWGTWKNLLRAAGIDADAHRLHDARHTAGTLLGEQGVDIHVIQRILGHAQLSTTRRYTQPTDGLTTAAVGRMGDALWA
- a CDS encoding helix-turn-helix domain-containing protein, whose product is MQTVTASGESPDKALYRIPDVVEILSLSRTVVYQLVNDGRLRSVKQGRTRLIPASAIAEYVALLEQEAEEAA
- a CDS encoding DUF3631 domain-containing protein, which translates into the protein MNAQPADHDGAALLDALLAALTRYVILPNEHTAHAVVLWVAATHAQPAWAHAPRLVIRAPEKRCGKSRLLDVVEATCHDPFITVNSSTAAVYRSISEDPPTMLVDEADTIFGPKADGNEDLRGLLNAGHQRNRPAKRYDANTGRVESIPTFAMAALAGIGAMPDTIEDRAVIARMRRRAPGETVAPFRHKRDRPALRQLAADLHQWLRADLEILEVAEPAMPVEDRAADTWEPLVVIADHAGGHWPERARAAALALTADADDNRETSTRLRLLTDCRAAFGADTALPTAALLERLKADPEAPWHDYGPNGLTAMKLGTLLREYDIRSTTIRFPQPIGQAKGYQREAFTDAWARYCPPDDNPAPPTTDATVLTLPGVAVPAVPDVPPQVSPGTA
- a CDS encoding bifunctional DNA primase/polymerase, coding for MTGRDTHPGAFALAAVRRGWRVFPLTPGGKPPASGFTDWERKATTDPARIRAMWSRSRFNVGIATGPSGLIVIDLDLPKPGETVPPEWTMPGVNNGADAFALLCERHGQPFPFETFTVKTRRGGMHLYFTAPDRVQLRNTAGSKGKGLGWCIDTRAHGGYVVGPGSFVDLPDGTGPYTVTHNAPAAPLPDWLTELLTSPAAPPSLSASVGVGDLDAYVQTALKEEAARVRDAQPGGRNFALNKAAYNLGRLVAADVLPEDLARVALTDAVSVHFASGSFTPAEATATITAGLAAGTRNPRTITKRTAA